From the genome of Methanobrevibacter sp.:
CATAATCAAAGTTTGCATATAATGGATTTTCCTTTTCGTTTTCAACAATCCATCCGGACATGAATGATCCTCCACGGGATACGAGTCCGGTTACACGGCCTTGCCTTTTGAGTCTGGTTAATGTTTCGATGTTGATACTACTGTGAACTGCCATGAAGTCAATACCATCTTTTGCTTGTTTTTCGATGGTGTTGAATAGGTCATCTTCGTCCATGTCAACTACAGAACCATTTTCTCTAATGCTTTCAATTGCAGCTTGATATACTGGTACTGATCCTACTGGTAATGGGGACATGTCCAATACTCTTCTTCTGATTACATCCAAGTCTCCGCCAATACTTAATTCCATTAAGCAGTCTGCACCGTGGTCGATTGCAACTTGTGCCTTGTATACTTCTTCATCAAAGTCTACAATATCAGTTGAGGTTCCGACAGTTGCGTTTACTTTGGTTCTAAGTCCTGCACCAATACCTGATGCTTCAATGTCTCTGTTGACGTTGCTTGGTATTACTATTGTACCTTGTGCTACTGATTTTAAAATGAAATCTTCTGAAACGCCTTCAATTTCAGCTACATGTTTCATTTCTTCGGTTAAAATTCCCTTTTTTGCATCACTAATCTGTGTCATCTTATCTCTCCAATTAAATTTAAAACGGTCAAATTTATTTTAAAAAATTTTCACATAAAGTTGATAATCACTTATCTTTATTTAATAGTATTTAAATTAGTAGGATTTTTTCTAATTCCAACTTTATTGATATAAGTCAAGTTTTTTTTAAAAAATAGTAATAATTAGTAATGTATAATAAAAATAAGGTTATTTTGATAAAAATAAAGTAAAATTGAAAAAATGATTGGAATTAATAAAATTCACTCATTCTTTCAAATGCTTCATCAAAAGTAGGCATGTTGGTTTGACAGCCTTGATGCTGAATAATAAATGAAGAAACAGATGATGCAAACTTAGCTGATTCTTCAAGAGATTCTCCATTTAAAAATCTTGATAAAAATCCAGCTCTGTAGGAATCTCCGGCACCAGTAGGATCAATAGCTTCGGTTGGAATTGCATCAATAATTATTTTATCTTCATTTGAATAAATTTCACAACCTTTGGCTCCACAGGTTTTAACTATGATTTTAGGACCCATTTGCCTTAAAGCAAGCAAATCAACTTCAAGAGCATCTAAAATTCTTTCAATTTCATGATGATTACCAAAGAGGATTGTAGTGTTTTTGATAACGTCAACCAATTTTTTGGTATCATACATTCCAAGGTCTTGACCTGGGTCAAATGAAACGAGCAAATCCTGATTTTTAGCTTCTTGAGAACATTTCCAATTAAATTCAGGATCTCCGGTAGCTAAATGAACAGCTTCAGTATTTTCAATTGATTTAACCGGAACTTTGCTTTGTGCAAATTCTTTAGCAGCTCCCCAGTAGAAGTAACTGATTTGGTCATCATTTTCATCAGTCAGGACAAATGCTGTCGGTGTTTCTTCACCCGGAACAATAATTAATGAATCAGTGTCGATACCTAAATTTTGCATGTGTTCATAGTATTCAGTTCTTTTAAAATCTCCACCTACTGCAGAAACAAGTGAAGTTTTTAATCCTAATTTTGCTCCAACACAAGCCACATTTGCAGCTGCTCCACCATTAAATGTTTTCATATTGGTAATAGGAGCTGAAAAATTAGCTTTTGGAAATTCAGGCACTCTAATAATGTAATCATGAGCAGAGTGACCAATTGCTAGTAAATCTCTGTTTTTAACCATAATATCGCCTTTTTATCTTTCAATTTAATATTGTGTTTCATCATTATTTAATGTTTTGAAAGTGCATATTGGTCGAGTATATGAACTTTCACAAAAACATGGTGTAACATGAGTGTAGTTGTCATTATATAATATTATACTATTACACTTTTTCCGAGAGCATTTGAAAAGTAATCAGGTTCAACCCATAGGTGAAAAGCCCTGTTTTTCAATGGATTTTTGTGCGTCATTTAGTAGAAATCTGATTAAATCATCAACTTCTGCTTTATCTTCATTTACTTTGACAACACTGATTACATGTTGTGTGTCATATTTTAATAGTTCGTTTCCTTTAAAATAGCTGGCATTTAAAAAAGTATATAAATTTTCAGAGTTTCTAACCAATTTAAAGGCATCAAATTGAGAGTTAACTCTTACTTTTATATTAAATTCGATATCATAATGCCTTAAGCTGTTCCAGGCTAGCCTTTGGGCTGAACCGTTGACACCAACAAAATCAAGACCTTCCAAATCTGATATGCTTTCAATGTTTCTTGATTCGGGGCTTGAAACCAAAACGAGATAGTCATATGCTATCGGCATAAAGTTGATGTCCCTTTCATATGCAATCAAAGGGTCATCCAATGTCAAAATGTCCACAGCACCTCTTCTTGCAAGCTCAAATGCATCTTCATCGCTGCTGCTGTAGATATTTGTGTTAAAAGGAGTTTGAATACTTTCCAGCAGTCCTGTACTGATATGTCCTCCGGCAATGTTGATATTGGAGGTTTTTTCAATCTGGATAATGTATTTTTTAAATTCTTCAAGTAATTTCAGTCCGTCAGAAGTAAGTATGGTTCCATTTCCAACTTTTTTGGTAATATTAACACCCAATTTCTCTTCTGCCTTAAGCAATCTTCTATTGAATACTGTATGTGAAATATTCAATTCCTTAGCAGATTTTCTTTGGGATTTGGTTTTTGAAAGTGAATCTAAACTTTGATATAATTTATAATCAAAAATTTCACCATTTATTTCTAGACTGATCAATCCTTTACTTTCAAATTTCATTAATTATATATAAAATTGTAATCATAATTAATAATATTGATTTATGGGTTAGATAAAATGGAAATAATGAAAACCTCTATTAGAGCTATATTGGATAATATTGAAAGTGCACAGGAATTTTTAGATGAAAAAGCTATTGATGAGTTTGAAGATATAATTATTAATGCTAAAAATATTTTTGTAACTGGAGCAGGAAGATCAGGACTCGCTGCTAAAGCATTTGCAATGAGATTAATGCATTTGGGATTAAGTGCATATGTTGTAGGTGAAACCATATCTCCGGCTATTTATGAAGATGATTGTATCATAGCTATTTCAGGTTCTGGTGAGACAAACACTATCGTATCAGCTGCTAAAATAGCTAAAAATAGAGGTTCAAAAGTTTTGGCTTTAACATCATATCCTGAATCCACTTTAGGTCAGCTTGCTGACAGTTATGTCCTTGTTAAGGGAAGAACTAAAAAGGAAGTTGACGATGAAAATTATATGAAACGTCAAATTCATGGAAATTATACTTCCCTAACTCCATTGGGAACCGCTTTTGAACTAACAACATTAGTATTTTTAGATGCAATAGTTTCCGAGTTAATGGAAAAGATGCATCAAACTGAAAGTGACTTGAAAGCAAGACACACAGTTTTAGAATAAAATTCTGTTCTGATTATTATATATATTACAACGTTGGCCTCTTAAAAAGCCGACTAAAGTAATATTTCCTTTTTTTGCAATATTATAACCTGAATTAGCGGGAGCTGCATTTGAAGCAAGAATCGGCACACCAGCTCTTGTCATTTTAATCACCATGTCTGCTGGCATTCTACCACTGTAAATTACATATGAGTGGTTTAAATCGAAATCATGCAATATTCCGTATCCGATTACCTTGTCAACTGCAACATGACGACTGACATCCTCTTTTACTATAAACTGATTTTTATAAACGATTCCTGCAACATGGGTTCCGCCGGTTGCTTGCCATATTTCGGCATTGTTCTTTAACTCTTCTATTCGATCGATTAGTTCATGTACATCAACCTGAAAATCGGATTCAACTGGATTCACTTGTTTTATTTTGCTTCTCCAGCCTCCTGCAGAATCAGAGCATAAAACGGTTTCATTTGTTTTAAGTAATGTGTCATCTATTTCAACATTTATTTGTGGTCCGTCAATTTCAATTTTTTTGATGTCATCCAGGGATTTTACCATATTTTCATTAAACAAGTATCCTACAGCAAATTCCTTAAGTGAATCTTCAATTGCAGATAAGCTTCTTGAAATATCTCCGTTAATTGTTAAGGTAATTGTTTCATCTTTAACAACTTTTTCTTTTGTTTCATGTGCTTCATCATTTTTAAAATTTATTGCATCGATTTCTTCAATTTTCATTTTATATCTCCCATTTTAAATTAATTCTCGTATATGTAATAAATTTATTTCTTAAATGTTATATAAATCGATATTTTTTCTATTTTTTTAATTTGTTTTAATGGCTTTAATAATATGATATCTATATAAATACTTCTTAATTATGCATGTAATCATGAAAATTAATTATTGTAGTTATTCAGTTATCATCGAATTTAATATTTAAAATTTATTAGTTTAATTTTGATGTGAATCTATAGATGTTTTACGGCCAAAAGAAATGATATTAACAATATTTCATATTGATATTTTTTTTAAAATAGTGGGTTATGACATTTATATATTCATTTATTTAATCTTTAAATCGATTTATAATTGTTATAATAATTTATAATTAGTGGTATTCGTTGATTTTATAAAAAAAGAGTTTATTCACGATGTGTATATAATCCATCATGATTTATCATTATGATTAATTATGTTAATTTGTACTATTTAAATATTTCTTTTACGTTCTAATAACAAATCCTTTTTATATATAATGAACATATATAGACTCATAATACTCTTTGAACTAAATTGTGGGATTCATTCAGTATTATAAAAAATAAAATTAAAGGGAATAAAAAGAGGTTGATAAAATGAGTTCATCTTTTAAAAGCCCAGTAGACACTGCGAAAGCAATTTCCGCAACTGCTGGAGCAAAAAACTCTGCAAATATCGTTAATGTAATATTGCTCTCCTTCTTAGCAGGAGCATATATTGCATTTGGTGGTTTATTAGCAGTAGTAGCAAGTGCCGGTATGTTAAAAGCTGGTGCACCAATCGGTTTAGAAAAATTTGTATTCGGTGCAGTGTTCCCTGTAGGATTGATCATTGTAGTCCTCGCAGGATCTGAATTATTCACCGGAAACGTAATGTTTATGACTATCGGTGTTTTAGATGGTTCCGCATCTGTTGGCGGTCTCGCTAAAAACTGGGTACTCAGTTGGATTTTCAACTTCGTAGGTGCTTTATTCGTTGCATACGTTTTAGCATTTATGGGTGGAATCGCTCCTACTGACGCAACTGCTCCTGCTTATGCAATTTCCGCAAAAGCAATCGCAGTAGCTGAAGCTAAAGTTACCATGCCTTTCGAAGTAGCTGTTATTAAAGCTATTGGTTGTAACTGGCTTGTATGTTTAGCTGTATGGTTAGCTAACGCATCTGATGATATCATCGGTAAAATCGTTGGTATTTGGTTCCCAATTATGGCTTTCGTTACCATAGGATTTGAGCACAGTGTTGCAAACATGTTCTTCATACCATTAGGTATGTTCTTAGGTGCTGAAGGTGTAAACTGGGGTAGTATTATTGTAAACAACTTAATACCAGTTACCATTGGTAACATTATCGGTGGAGCTATCTTTGTAGCATGTATCTACTGGTACACTTACTTAAAAGATTAAGCTAGTAAACTTAAATTAAGAAGCTTTTAAAAAAGCTTCTTTTAAATTATTTTATATATAAATTTTGGAGATTATAAAATGGTTGAAATTAAATATGTTCCAACAATCTGTCCATACTGTGGTACTGGTTGTGGACTCAACTTCGTTGTAAAAGACGAAAAAATTGTTGGTGTAGAACCTTTAAAAAGACACCCTGTAAACGAGGGTAAAGTATGTCCAAAAGGAAACTTTGGATACCAATTTATTAATAGGGAAGACAGATTAACTACTCCTTTAATAAAAGAAAACGGTGAATTCAGAGAAGCTTCTTGGGATGAAGCATTAGACTTAGTTGCTAACAAACTCAAAGAAGTATCTGACGAAGATCCAAACAAAGTTGGATTCTACGCATGTGCTCGTTCACCTAACGAAAACATTTACATTACTCAAAAATTAGCAAGAGTAGCTTGTGGTACTCAAAACGTAGACCACTGTGCACGTATTTGTCACGGTCCTACTGTAGCAGGTTTAGCTACCACTTTCGGTTCCGGTGCTATGACCAACGGATTCGACAGTATTAAAGAAGCAGACTACATTTTCTGTATTGGATCAAACAACATGGAAGCACACCCATTATTTGGACGTAAAATGATCCAAGCTAAACAAAACGGTGCTAAATTAGTTGTATTAGACCCAAGATTCACTCCTACTGCTAAAATCGCAGACGAATATGTTCAATTTGAAACCGGTACTGACGTAGCTTTAATGAACGCTATGATTAAAGTCATCATCGACAAAGACTTGCAAGATGATGAGTTTATTGCAAACAGAACCAAAGGTTTCGAAGAAATGAAAGAAACCGTTCAAAAATACACTTTAGAAATGGCTTCTGAAATTACCGGAATCAAACCTGAAGTAATTGAACACTTAGCTGTAGAATACGCATCTGCTGACAAAGCAGCTATCGTATACTCATTAGGTATTACCGAACACTCTCACGGAGCAGACAACGTAATGTCCACTGCAAACCTTGCAATGTTAACTGGTAACATTGGTAGACAAGGTACTGGTGTAAACCCATTAAGAGGACAAAACAACGTACAAGGTGCTTGTGATATGGGTGCATTACCTTCCGATTACGTAGGTTACAGAAAAGTTAAAGACCCAGAAACTACCGCATGGTTCAACGACTACTACAGTGGAGAAGGTTACGAAGTAAACTTACCAACCACTCCTGGTTTAACCTTAGTAGAAATGATGAACGCTGCTCACGCTGGTGACTTAAAAGTATTATACATCCACGGGGAAGACCCAGTTCTCTCTGATGCAGACGTAGCTCACACCAAAGAAGCACTCGCTAACTTAGAAATGTTAGTTGTACAAGAATGTTTCTTAACCGATACCGCACAATGTGCTGATGTTGTATTACCTGCTGCAGGTTGGGGTGAACAAGAAGGTACCTTCACCAGTGGTGAAAGAAGAGTACAATGCTTACACAAAGCACAAGAACCTCCTGAAGGCGCTTGGGTAGATTGGAAAATCATGGAAGAAATCGCTGTTAGAATGGGCGTTCCTAGAGAATTATTCCACTACGAATCTGCTGAAGAAATCTTTGATGAAATCAGAGAATGTGCTCCTATCATGGCAGGTATGAACCGTGAAAGATTAGACACTCCTGAAGCACTTCACTGGCCTTGTCCTTCCGAAGACGACCCATGTCAACCATTAATGCACAAAGAAAAATTCGCACACCCTGATGGTTTAGGTGTCTTCCAAGCATTAGAACACAAAGGACCTGTTGAAACCGTAGATGAAGAATACCCATTATTATTAACAACTACAAGAGTATTGTTCCACTACCACGCAGCAATGACCAGAAGATGTGAAACCTTATCCAATGAGGTAAAAACTGGATTCATCGAAATCAACACTAAAGATGCTGAAGCAAGAGGAATCTTAAACAACGAAGTAGTAAGAGCATTCTCCAGAAGAGGAGAAATCGCTATCCCTGCACGTGTAACTGATGATATCAGAGAAGGTATCGTAAACATTCCTATGCACTTTGCAGAATGTGCTGCTAACGTATTAACCAATTCCGATTCTTTCGATCCTAAATCCAAAATGGTTGAATTAAAAGCTTGTGCTATCCAAGTTGAAAAATTCGATGAAAAAGTCGAAATCAAAAACGAGCTTTACAAAGACGGTACTGACACCGAAGTAAAAGCTGAAGATATGTCAACTACCACTGTACAAGTAGGTAAATAAATGGGAGTAGATTTAAATGAGCGCAAAAATTAATGATATGTACTACGCATACTCTGCTATCGAAGATATCAAAGAAAAAGGAGAGTACGGTGGAGTAGTAACCACAATCATGAAATACTTATTAGAAGAAGGTATTGTTGACGGTGTAGTTGCTGTAACCGAAGGTCACGATCTTTACGACGGTGTACCAACTCTCGTAACTGACCCTGCTGACGTTATTAAAACCGCAGGTTCCATTCACTGTGGTACTTTAAACATTGCTAAATTCGTATCCAAATACTTAGATGGTGCAAGAGACATGAAACTCGCAGTTGCATGTAAACCTTGTGACGCAATGACCATCCGTGAATTAATGAAAAAAGGTAAAATCATCGAAGATAACGTAATTATGATTGGTGTAAACTGTGGAGGAACTATGTCACCTGTTCCTACCATGAACATGATTAGAGATGTATACGAACTCGATCCTAAAGATGTTATCAAAGAAGAAATTTCCAAAGGTAAACTCATTATGGAAACTGCTGATGGTGAAAAAGGTATTGCTATCGGTGACTTAGAAGAACAAGGTATGGGTAGAAGAGAAAACTGTCAAAGATGTAATCTCAAAATCCCTTCCAACGCTGACTTAGCTTTAGGTAACTGGGGAGTTATCGGTCCTTTAGCTGGAAAAGCTACTTTCGTAGAAGTATTTTCCGACAAAGGTGCAGATGTATTAGGTAAAGTTATTGATGCTGGTTTAATTGCTACCGAAGAACCTATCGAAAAAGGTATCAAAATCAGAGAAAACATCAACAACTTCATGCTTAAAGAATCTCAAGAGAAAAAAGAAGTTGATTACGCAGGTACTACCGGAGATATTATTGATGTATTCTATCAATACGAAGATGAATTCTCCAAATGTATGAAATGTTACGGTTGTCGTGAAGCATGTCCATTATGTTTCTGTGAAGACTGCTGTTTAGAAGCTGAAGGTCCTGAATGGGTACCTGGTGGATACACTCCTGCTGCTCCATTCTTCCACTTAACACGTTTAGTACACATGGTTGACGCATGTACCAACTGTGGTCAATGTTCCGAAGTATGTCCATGTGAAATCCCTGTTGCTAAAGTATGGAGTACTGTAAACAACAAAGTTAGAGAAATCTACGGATACATCCCTGGTATGGGTAGTGACGAACCACTTCCATTCACCGACCACGTATCCAAAGCTAAATGGTTATAAGGTTTTTACCTTATTTCCTATTTTTTCTTTTTTTTTATCAACTTTTTAATAACAATGTTATTTTTTTCAATAAAAAAATATAGGAAATTACTGGTTGAAAGGTTCCCTTTTATTGATTCCGTTTATGAAAATTTCTTCAAGCTTTTCTTCACTTTCACCATTTCTGACATGTGAAATCAGCTCGACAAGATTATCATTTCTCAAAAGACATGGCTTGATTTTACCGTCTGGTGTTATCCTTAATCTGGAGCATTTTGCGCAAAATTTAGCATTATCAACAGGCTTGACTACCTCGATTTCTCCACCGTCTATGTAATATTTTTTACGACCCTGCATAAATTCACGTTCACGCACATCATCAGCTATATCAGCCAACTCTTTTTCAATGTCATCCAACTTGTAATGGTAATCTTCACTGAATTTGTCGTCATCACAGTTTTCACTTTCAATCAGCTCAATCAGCTGAAGAACAATATCATTATCCTTGCAGAACTTGAACATGTCATCGATTTCATTCTGGTTAATGTCCTTCATAATTACCATATTGATCTTGACAGGATACAGACCAACTTCAACAGCCTTTAAAATTCCGGCTTTTGCATCCTCAAGGTAATCTTTTTTGGTGATGAACTCAAAGGTTTCACGATTAAGTGTATCCAAGCTAACATTAACTCTGTTAAGGCCGGCATCCTTTAGGTCCTGCGCATATTTTTCCAAAAGAATTCCGTTGGTTGTCATTGAAATGTCCTTGAATCCTAAACTGGCTATCTTTTCAACAATCTCAACAATATCCTTTTTAAGCAGAGGTTCACCACCTGACAGACGGATTTTACGAACTCCTATCTTTTTAGCTATTTTACAGATTGTATATAGTTCGTCGGCGGTCATTTCATCTTTTGATCTAACCATTCCGTCGTGATGGCAGTAAAGGCAGTTAACATTGCATCTGTTTGTAAGGGTAATTCTTAGTGAAAGAATAGGTCTTTCATACTTATCTTTAACAACATTTTCTAGCATAGTATCATTCTTCCACTTCAATTTCTATTTTATTGATTTCATCGTCAATCTTTAAGGTATTTACAATTGCATAAATTGTTTCCTTTAAAATGCCCTGAGTGAAATCATTAATCTCAACATTGTGTTCATTTGTTTTGACTGTGATGTTGGCATTAATCAGTTCATCTTCAATTTCTGATATTTCAATATTGATTTTTCTGACATTGTCTTCGGTTTTAATAGATTTAATCATTCCTTTTATTGAATTTGCAATGATATTTTTGGTAAATCCATTTATTTCAAGATTTTCACCGTTGATTAAGATTTTACATTCTGCTTTACCTGGGTTTTGACAGACATCTTCGTTTGGAATAACCAGTTCTATTTTTCCAATGTTTTCAACGCCAAAATCCTTAAGGTTTAATGTATTTATAATTCCAATCACGTTCTTTTTTAGATAGTCACTTACGAATCTGTTTAAGCCCACCACTTTTCCGTCAATTGACAGGTAGCTGTGTGTCTTATCCAATTCATCAACGCTTAGATTTCCTTGACGAATTTCTGAGGCTATTTTTTCACCGTCATTGTATCCGCAGTTGTTTGCAAATAATGTATCTACAATGTCATGGCCTCTTTTTTCTATTAAATCTGCCAGTTCGCTTATGCCTTCATCATCGATTGTAAATGAATTTACTTCTTTTATTGTGTATTCATCTCTTACATCTGGGGAGGTTATTATTTTTGGGTAGTTATAGCTTTTGTATCCTTCAATGATTACAAAGTCAAAATCATCAAAGTGTTTTAGCAGGTAAAGTATTCTGTTCAGGTCATGTTCTTTTCTTGCGTTAAAAAATGTTGTTGATCCAACACCAACCACCAGATTTGCTCCAGCTTGTTTATGCTTCCAGGTGTCTGTATTTTCCTTATCCATTTCTATTGAATGGTGTGAGTGCTTAATGGAGGCAACATTGTATCCTCTTTTTGTCAACTCTTTTATGACTTTCACGGTTAGTGAGGTTTTGCCTGTATTTTTTTTACCTACTATTGATATTATTCTCATACATCAACTCCCCTTATATTATTATATTATTGTTTGTATTAATTAAAAATTTCTAATGAAAAATATGTGTAGTTACTACACATTTTCCTGAAAAGTCATATTTTTTTCACATAATTGTCCATCATGAAAAAATGAAAATCAATTGATTTTTCATGAATTTCTGTGAATTTCAACAATCTCGAGAATTGATGAAATATTGGAAATTATTCTGTTTTTCAGTATTTTATCAGTTTTTATGAGTTTTTCAAATTTTTATGTGTAGTTACTACACATTTTAGGTAAACCTAAAAATTTTTTATGATTTTTCATTATTTTGTAATACTTTTTTCATAAATTTGTATTACATTTGTCAATTTATTTTTCCAGTTATTTTATAAAATTTCGACTGTTATTATTTTATTAGTTATAAAATCTTTTATTATTCTTTATTTACTTATATAAAATCTGTAATGTTTTTTATTATTAATTTAAGATTACCATAAGTAATATTTTTAAATCTGATTGTGTAGTTTTCCCACAGTAATATATAAAGATTGTGATTTAATTCTAGTAGGCAACTATATTTATATAAGTAAATATATTTTATATCATTACACATTGGTGGTTTTCAAATGCCGAA
Proteins encoded in this window:
- a CDS encoding LysR family transcriptional regulator — encoded protein: MKFESKGLISLEINGEIFDYKLYQSLDSLSKTKSQRKSAKELNISHTVFNRRLLKAEEKLGVNITKKVGNGTILTSDGLKLLEEFKKYIIQIEKTSNINIAGGHISTGLLESIQTPFNTNIYSSSDEDAFELARRGAVDILTLDDPLIAYERDINFMPIAYDYLVLVSSPESRNIESISDLEGLDFVGVNGSAQRLAWNSLRHYDIEFNIKVRVNSQFDAFKLVRNSENLYTFLNASYFKGNELLKYDTQHVISVVKVNEDKAEVDDLIRFLLNDAQKSIEKQGFSPMG
- the mobB gene encoding molybdopterin-guanine dinucleotide biosynthesis protein B produces the protein MRIISIVGKKNTGKTSLTVKVIKELTKRGYNVASIKHSHHSIEMDKENTDTWKHKQAGANLVVGVGSTTFFNARKEHDLNRILYLLKHFDDFDFVIIEGYKSYNYPKIITSPDVRDEYTIKEVNSFTIDDEGISELADLIEKRGHDIVDTLFANNCGYNDGEKIASEIRQGNLSVDELDKTHSYLSIDGKVVGLNRFVSDYLKKNVIGIINTLNLKDFGVENIGKIELVIPNEDVCQNPGKAECKILINGENLEINGFTKNIIANSIKGMIKSIKTEDNVRKINIEISEIEDELINANITVKTNEHNVEINDFTQGILKETIYAIVNTLKIDDEINKIEIEVEE
- a CDS encoding Coenzyme F420 hydrogenase/dehydrogenase, beta subunit C-terminal domain, translated to MSAKINDMYYAYSAIEDIKEKGEYGGVVTTIMKYLLEEGIVDGVVAVTEGHDLYDGVPTLVTDPADVIKTAGSIHCGTLNIAKFVSKYLDGARDMKLAVACKPCDAMTIRELMKKGKIIEDNVIMIGVNCGGTMSPVPTMNMIRDVYELDPKDVIKEEISKGKLIMETADGEKGIAIGDLEEQGMGRRENCQRCNLKIPSNADLALGNWGVIGPLAGKATFVEVFSDKGADVLGKVIDAGLIATEEPIEKGIKIRENINNFMLKESQEKKEVDYAGTTGDIIDVFYQYEDEFSKCMKCYGCREACPLCFCEDCCLEAEGPEWVPGGYTPAAPFFHLTRLVHMVDACTNCGQCSEVCPCEIPVAKVWSTVNNKVREIYGYIPGMGSDEPLPFTDHVSKAKWL
- the fdhF gene encoding formate dehydrogenase subunit alpha, whose translation is MVEIKYVPTICPYCGTGCGLNFVVKDEKIVGVEPLKRHPVNEGKVCPKGNFGYQFINREDRLTTPLIKENGEFREASWDEALDLVANKLKEVSDEDPNKVGFYACARSPNENIYITQKLARVACGTQNVDHCARICHGPTVAGLATTFGSGAMTNGFDSIKEADYIFCIGSNNMEAHPLFGRKMIQAKQNGAKLVVLDPRFTPTAKIADEYVQFETGTDVALMNAMIKVIIDKDLQDDEFIANRTKGFEEMKETVQKYTLEMASEITGIKPEVIEHLAVEYASADKAAIVYSLGITEHSHGADNVMSTANLAMLTGNIGRQGTGVNPLRGQNNVQGACDMGALPSDYVGYRKVKDPETTAWFNDYYSGEGYEVNLPTTPGLTLVEMMNAAHAGDLKVLYIHGEDPVLSDADVAHTKEALANLEMLVVQECFLTDTAQCADVVLPAAGWGEQEGTFTSGERRVQCLHKAQEPPEGAWVDWKIMEEIAVRMGVPRELFHYESAEEIFDEIRECAPIMAGMNRERLDTPEALHWPCPSEDDPCQPLMHKEKFAHPDGLGVFQALEHKGPVETVDEEYPLLLTTTRVLFHYHAAMTRRCETLSNEVKTGFIEINTKDAEARGILNNEVVRAFSRRGEIAIPARVTDDIREGIVNIPMHFAECAANVLTNSDSFDPKSKMVELKACAIQVEKFDEKVEIKNELYKDGTDTEVKAEDMSTTTVQVGK
- the hxlB gene encoding 6-phospho-3-hexuloisomerase, producing MEIMKTSIRAILDNIESAQEFLDEKAIDEFEDIIINAKNIFVTGAGRSGLAAKAFAMRLMHLGLSAYVVGETISPAIYEDDCIIAISGSGETNTIVSAAKIAKNRGSKVLALTSYPESTLGQLADSYVLVKGRTKKEVDDENYMKRQIHGNYTSLTPLGTAFELTTLVFLDAIVSELMEKMHQTESDLKARHTVLE
- a CDS encoding carbohydrate kinase family protein, with translation MVKNRDLLAIGHSAHDYIIRVPEFPKANFSAPITNMKTFNGGAAANVACVGAKLGLKTSLVSAVGGDFKRTEYYEHMQNLGIDTDSLIIVPGEETPTAFVLTDENDDQISYFYWGAAKEFAQSKVPVKSIENTEAVHLATGDPEFNWKCSQEAKNQDLLVSFDPGQDLGMYDTKKLVDVIKNTTILFGNHHEIERILDALEVDLLALRQMGPKIIVKTCGAKGCEIYSNEDKIIIDAIPTEAIDPTGAGDSYRAGFLSRFLNGESLEESAKFASSVSSFIIQHQGCQTNMPTFDEAFERMSEFY
- a CDS encoding formate/nitrite transporter family protein, producing MSSSFKSPVDTAKAISATAGAKNSANIVNVILLSFLAGAYIAFGGLLAVVASAGMLKAGAPIGLEKFVFGAVFPVGLIIVVLAGSELFTGNVMFMTIGVLDGSASVGGLAKNWVLSWIFNFVGALFVAYVLAFMGGIAPTDATAPAYAISAKAIAVAEAKVTMPFEVAVIKAIGCNWLVCLAVWLANASDDIIGKIVGIWFPIMAFVTIGFEHSVANMFFIPLGMFLGAEGVNWGSIIVNNLIPVTIGNIIGGAIFVACIYWYTYLKD
- the moaA gene encoding GTP 3',8-cyclase MoaA, which produces MLENVVKDKYERPILSLRITLTNRCNVNCLYCHHDGMVRSKDEMTADELYTICKIAKKIGVRKIRLSGGEPLLKKDIVEIVEKIASLGFKDISMTTNGILLEKYAQDLKDAGLNRVNVSLDTLNRETFEFITKKDYLEDAKAGILKAVEVGLYPVKINMVIMKDINQNEIDDMFKFCKDNDIVLQLIELIESENCDDDKFSEDYHYKLDDIEKELADIADDVREREFMQGRKKYYIDGGEIEVVKPVDNAKFCAKCSRLRITPDGKIKPCLLRNDNLVELISHVRNGESEEKLEEIFINGINKREPFNQ
- the fdhD gene encoding formate dehydrogenase accessory sulfurtransferase FdhD translates to MKIEEIDAINFKNDEAHETKEKVVKDETITLTINGDISRSLSAIEDSLKEFAVGYLFNENMVKSLDDIKKIEIDGPQINVEIDDTLLKTNETVLCSDSAGGWRSKIKQVNPVESDFQVDVHELIDRIEELKNNAEIWQATGGTHVAGIVYKNQFIVKEDVSRHVAVDKVIGYGILHDFDLNHSYVIYSGRMPADMVIKMTRAGVPILASNAAPANSGYNIAKKGNITLVGFLRGQRCNIYNNQNRILF